A single genomic interval of Blastocatellia bacterium harbors:
- a CDS encoding CDP-alcohol phosphatidyltransferase family protein, whose amino-acid sequence MNVSPGQSPVDVPPERQERPTTMNEWVTIANLLTILRMVLIPVFVLLVVYQQLSWALCVWVVAGLTDLFDGLLARKLNQTTSLGVILDPIADKLLVATAFIVLGMKSILSDPIPFWLTVTVISRDVFIVVGALMIFIKTGFRNFRPSWPGKINTVVQLMLITAFLAHQIVGRYADSMRVLYYVAFLMAVFSGFQYIFHATRLLNEQKLHES is encoded by the coding sequence ATGAATGTATCACCTGGCCAATCGCCGGTGGATGTACCGCCTGAGCGCCAAGAACGCCCCACGACGATGAATGAATGGGTCACCATTGCCAATCTCCTCACCATCCTGCGAATGGTTCTTATTCCGGTGTTTGTATTGCTTGTCGTTTATCAGCAATTGAGTTGGGCGTTGTGCGTCTGGGTCGTGGCCGGATTGACCGACCTGTTTGATGGGCTATTGGCGCGCAAGCTGAATCAGACAACATCGCTTGGCGTGATCCTCGATCCGATTGCCGACAAACTTCTGGTGGCCACGGCGTTCATTGTCTTAGGCATGAAATCTATTTTGAGCGATCCGATTCCATTCTGGTTGACGGTGACCGTGATCAGCCGCGACGTCTTTATCGTGGTCGGTGCGTTGATGATCTTTATCAAAACGGGATTCCGCAACTTTCGTCCGTCATGGCCGGGAAAAATTAACACGGTGGTTCAACTGATGCTGATCACGGCGTTTCTGGCTCATCAAATTGTCGGACGCTATGCGGATTCCATGCGCGTGCTCTATTACGTCGCATTTCTGATGGCCGTTTTCTCTGGCTTCCAATACATCTTTCACGCGACACGGTTACTCAACGAACAAAAGCTTCATGAGTCATGA
- a CDS encoding protein phosphatase 2C domain-containing protein, with product MTEPQSVVVSVAAQTDVGKVRQNNEDNFLLADLTRGEYRTATESAPAGSPVMSIEIGRHGYVAAVSDGMGGALAGEVASQMAVQSVRAYLHKFQSIPEYHALPFSEQFRLALEQANKLIHRRSQSSPKFSGMGATFTGLAYYQGDAYLAQVGDSRAYVIRGHHIAQATKDQSLVNQLIDAGYITEEQAQDHAYKNVILQALGAQPDTVVVLDRLTIYRGDVILLCSDGLSNKVHGAALAEAVASCTDLDQACRTLVALANARGGEDNITVVLCRFSGDGLPEPPAEFSLQLERIERDESLPAYLLPELLDADMPSIDPLPDLDRTLSGAEFSQSPFIGPQQMENHPSEPSGAVMSLVGAGSSGVERNIVRILMGLMIALIIGAIMAVTWYMRVWQDRQQRPAEPVSSPMTTGSPITHPLASWWLLCLAA from the coding sequence ATGACTGAGCCCCAATCAGTCGTCGTGTCTGTTGCGGCGCAAACAGATGTCGGCAAGGTACGACAAAACAACGAGGATAATTTTCTGCTCGCCGACCTGACACGCGGCGAGTATCGTACAGCGACCGAGTCGGCTCCGGCGGGCAGCCCTGTCATGAGCATTGAGATTGGCCGGCACGGCTATGTGGCAGCCGTCTCCGACGGGATGGGTGGTGCGTTGGCCGGCGAAGTGGCCAGTCAGATGGCTGTGCAGTCGGTTCGCGCTTACTTGCACAAATTCCAATCCATACCGGAGTATCACGCGCTGCCGTTCAGCGAGCAATTCCGTCTGGCGCTGGAACAAGCGAACAAACTGATTCACCGTCGCAGTCAATCGTCGCCGAAGTTTTCCGGCATGGGCGCGACGTTCACCGGACTAGCCTACTACCAAGGAGACGCTTATCTGGCTCAAGTAGGAGATAGTCGGGCCTACGTCATTCGTGGCCACCACATCGCGCAGGCGACCAAAGACCAATCGCTCGTCAATCAATTGATTGACGCGGGTTACATCACCGAAGAGCAGGCGCAGGATCATGCCTATAAGAACGTCATTTTGCAAGCGCTCGGCGCTCAGCCTGACACTGTGGTGGTTCTGGACCGACTGACCATTTACCGCGGCGACGTGATTCTGTTGTGCAGTGATGGATTGTCTAACAAGGTTCACGGCGCAGCACTGGCTGAGGCTGTCGCGTCATGTACAGACCTGGATCAAGCCTGCCGAACGCTTGTTGCGCTGGCCAACGCGCGCGGCGGTGAAGATAATATCACAGTTGTCCTTTGTCGGTTTTCCGGAGATGGCCTGCCAGAGCCGCCTGCCGAATTCTCATTGCAGCTCGAACGCATCGAACGAGATGAGTCACTGCCGGCTTACTTACTGCCGGAGTTGCTCGATGCCGACATGCCTTCGATAGACCCCTTGCCAGACCTCGACCGGACACTGTCCGGCGCAGAGTTTTCGCAGTCGCCCTTCATCGGTCCACAGCAGATGGAAAACCACCCGTCGGAGCCGTCTGGCGCGGTGATGTCCTTGGTGGGCGCTGGGTCAAGCGGCGTGGAACGAAACATTGTGCGCATCCTCATGGGACTGATGATTGCGTTGATCATCGGCGCGATTATGGCGGTCACGTGGTACATGCGCGTGTGGCAAGACCGACAGCAACGTCCTGCCGAGCCGGTCTCCTCGCCGATGACGACAGGATCGCCGATCACCCATCCGCTGGCTTCATGGTGGCTGCTCTGTCTGGCTGCCTAA
- a CDS encoding AI-2E family transporter: MPVWLIGVPLSLGTLTGFGYLISYVGAFVSVVLTLLLVLLTTEGWWPLLGVIVVYVGVHALEGFYLTPRILGDRLELHPMVVIIGLILAGSAFGILGIVLALPVLAVLKVWLEVLLEPYLQSLAAQQPITATDARDLASLPDG; the protein is encoded by the coding sequence ATGCCAGTCTGGCTGATCGGTGTTCCGTTGAGTCTGGGCACACTCACCGGCTTCGGTTATTTAATCTCCTATGTCGGCGCGTTCGTCTCTGTTGTGTTGACGCTTTTGTTGGTGTTGCTCACCACTGAGGGATGGTGGCCGCTGCTGGGCGTCATCGTGGTTTATGTGGGTGTGCACGCGCTTGAAGGGTTCTACTTGACGCCGCGGATTCTGGGCGACCGATTAGAGCTGCACCCGATGGTGGTCATCATCGGATTGATTCTGGCAGGAAGCGCCTTTGGCATACTCGGCATTGTATTGGCATTGCCGGTGCTGGCGGTGTTAAAAGTCTGGTTGGAAGTCTTGCTGGAGCCATATCTCCAATCGTTGGCTGCACAGCAACCGATCACGGCGACCGATGCCAGGGACCTCGCTAGCCTACCGGATGGCTAA
- a CDS encoding DEAD/DEAH box helicase — translation MLPLVLLEYNPSAMPYSLRQVFEPGGLIAQHHPNYEDRPGQLQMAQAVLEAISEGGHLCVEAGTGTGKTLAYLVPALAAHERVIISTGTKNLQEQLYAKDVPFLEQALGRKLRICYMKGRSNYVCLYRLKKADQAPILEALDEMDYFKTVRQWAFQSETGDRAELSDLPESLGFWSSVDARSEICLGQKCPDYEPCFITRMRQRALESDIVIVNHHLFFADLALRGQDYGAVLPEYSVVIFDEAHELEDVASEYFGAQVSNYRIAELVRDAQNTPITDTIAAGEIVKVCARLKQRADRFWQHFVAAPDRLRRRWENESPFGPEGRYALDASFCMRRPGALSGRPSDDESPEDEPADSLELTPAGQSVLALLNALTRLETTLASLKDAPPEVSNLVRRAGQVRHDLEFIMSCAEPEYVYWYERRGRGIFLQATPIDVSSLLAERLFDRVPTAILTSATLASNQSFSFIRSRLGIKQARELIIPSHFDFARQAILYLPPHLPDPREPGFLEQAVEEIIKVLEITSGRAFVLFTSVNQMTEAYKRVSARVSFPCLLQGQGSKGGLLQRFRRTPHAVLFATSSFWQGVDVQGEALSCVIIDRLPFAVPTDPVVAARCRYIQQRGGDPFYEYSLPQAVLMLKQGLGRLIRSKDDVGVLCVLDPRLRTKSYGEVFLRSLPPCPVTTDINQIARVFD, via the coding sequence TTGCTACCGTTGGTTCTTTTGGAATATAATCCCAGCGCGATGCCGTATTCGTTGCGACAAGTCTTCGAGCCAGGTGGTCTGATTGCTCAACATCATCCCAATTACGAAGACCGGCCAGGCCAGCTTCAGATGGCGCAAGCGGTGCTGGAAGCCATCTCTGAAGGCGGCCACCTGTGCGTTGAGGCGGGCACTGGCACGGGCAAAACACTGGCCTATCTGGTGCCGGCCTTGGCTGCCCATGAACGGGTGATCATTTCTACCGGAACCAAAAACCTACAAGAGCAGCTCTATGCCAAGGACGTTCCCTTCCTGGAACAAGCGTTAGGGCGAAAGCTGCGCATCTGTTACATGAAAGGCCGATCCAACTATGTCTGCCTCTATCGCCTCAAGAAGGCCGATCAAGCACCCATCCTGGAAGCGCTCGACGAGATGGATTACTTCAAAACTGTCCGCCAATGGGCTTTTCAGAGCGAGACTGGCGACCGCGCTGAATTGAGTGACTTGCCGGAGTCGTTAGGATTTTGGTCGAGTGTGGATGCGCGCTCGGAGATTTGCCTTGGTCAAAAATGTCCTGATTACGAGCCGTGCTTCATCACGAGAATGCGGCAGCGCGCGCTCGAATCCGACATCGTCATCGTCAATCACCATCTGTTTTTTGCTGATCTGGCGTTGCGCGGGCAGGACTACGGCGCTGTGTTGCCCGAATACTCAGTCGTCATTTTCGACGAAGCGCACGAGTTGGAGGATGTGGCCTCGGAATACTTCGGCGCACAGGTGAGCAATTATCGGATCGCCGAGTTAGTGCGCGACGCGCAGAACACGCCTATTACCGACACAATTGCTGCCGGTGAAATCGTCAAGGTCTGTGCGCGACTCAAGCAACGCGCTGACCGATTCTGGCAACACTTTGTCGCTGCCCCCGACAGGCTTCGGCGTCGGTGGGAAAACGAATCACCCTTTGGTCCCGAAGGGCGGTATGCGCTGGATGCTAGTTTCTGCATGCGCCGGCCCGGCGCGTTGAGCGGCAGGCCATCAGATGATGAGAGCCCTGAGGATGAGCCTGCCGACTCACTCGAATTGACGCCGGCAGGACAAAGTGTGTTGGCGTTGCTCAATGCGCTCACAAGGTTGGAAACGACGCTGGCATCGCTCAAGGACGCGCCGCCGGAGGTGAGCAACCTGGTGCGGCGAGCTGGGCAGGTTCGCCACGATCTGGAATTCATCATGAGCTGCGCCGAGCCAGAGTACGTCTACTGGTATGAACGGCGCGGGCGCGGCATCTTTCTTCAAGCAACGCCGATTGACGTCTCGTCTCTATTGGCCGAACGGCTCTTCGATCGTGTGCCGACGGCGATTCTGACGTCGGCCACACTGGCCAGCAATCAATCCTTCAGCTTCATCCGTTCTCGTCTTGGGATCAAGCAAGCGCGTGAGTTGATCATTCCCTCGCATTTCGATTTTGCGCGGCAGGCCATTCTCTACCTGCCGCCCCATTTGCCTGACCCGCGTGAGCCGGGCTTTCTGGAACAGGCCGTTGAGGAGATCATCAAGGTTTTGGAGATCACGTCGGGCCGGGCGTTCGTGCTCTTCACGTCGGTTAATCAGATGACGGAAGCCTACAAGCGCGTCAGCGCGCGGGTTTCGTTCCCATGTTTGCTTCAAGGGCAGGGTTCCAAAGGGGGCCTGCTGCAACGATTCCGGCGCACGCCTCACGCGGTGTTGTTTGCCACGAGCAGTTTCTGGCAGGGCGTTGACGTTCAGGGCGAAGCGCTCAGTTGCGTCATCATTGATCGGTTGCCCTTTGCTGTGCCGACCGATCCGGTGGTGGCAGCCCGTTGCCGTTACATCCAGCAGCGCGGCGGCGACCCCTTCTACGAGTATTCACTGCCTCAGGCGGTGCTCATGCTCAAGCAGGGACTAGGGCGACTCATCCGCAGCAAAGATGACGTCGGCGTCTTGTGCGTTCTTGATCCGCGACTGCGAACAAAATCCTATGGAGAAGTTTTTCTGCGAAGTCTGCCGCCCTGTCCGGTGACCACCGATATTAACCAGATCGCTCGCGTGTTCGATTGA
- a CDS encoding FG-GAP-like repeat-containing protein gives MNRILISVVSVTALLASAAALPVVDAYRDGGQKVVVSGARSAPHQLNTHTETNWARMAYVVRPDTAKTASALAGLRAVQLIERDFNGDGRADMLAVYRGAGQAQVSLRLNQESGGFSQHHVSALAGQSPTAVVVEDINFDGHPDVLIAFEDLAAVSLVEGLGGGTFGEKQFATGTAVQAMTVADFDQDGYVDILAAGASAQAVVLLRGNDHGFGLPVTLYTWPEEKRIEPVALNVVDVDQDGLSDVAVTHRRGVDVLVAANVYEPTTLIVTPASVVDVAWADFNDDQKLDYLIALSNGYLQIGLSNQDGRFSRTQTLQTGMLIKQVATAQLNDDGYADVVMVCAEEKSLLLALNDGSGGLSRTSRLTLTAQPDAVTKTRLNKDGIDDLVIAADDGGMHTAASVTATITVNSTRDVMDIPANGQMSHLPGPDGRVCLREAIVAANNTAGPQTIVFNIPRSDSGFDGRVFRLQVTSALPELSGGGTTIDGSSQTLFTGDTNRAGPEIFLDGRAAGRNVDGLSMTSSLNVVQGLIVSSFSGSGVKMLGRAVQNILVGCYIGTNETGTEARPNGFSGVVVAGQGSQSNLIGGTVAEDRNVISGNGSHGITIQFPSFDNRVWGNYIGTTAAGDAPLPNLANGVYITSARENLIGGVFPGAGNVIAGNGRHGISIESGLSNQVQGNLIGTDATGSVALANGQHGIVVSFGSDSTLIGGTGALARNVISGNGLNGVEITQSSQNTRVSGNLVGTNQAGTAPLPNGVNGVLVTTGATQTLIGGLNPQSKNVIAGNKGSGVVLERDSSLNNLQGNYIGLDATGAAVLANGGDGVTLRNTTNNTIGGREPGAANVIAGNRGNGVMLSGANGNRVIGNIIGANVDQTVQWGNAENGILVQDAGSNTFEANTITASGRAGVMVLGASLQNRVSKNAIYNNRTLGIDLNGDGVTHNDPSDLDSGPNGLRNFPIITGVSEEASGLMVSGFLPAPMASTQTIELFRAMPSPFGYGEGGQFLGEIRPGADGQFSIMMPKLSGDAPLATALANGDQLTATAIDIAGNTSEFSPNFIIGIGDTIAPTVQLFSPNGGELVNAGETMTIRWQSFDNVGVVAQDVLLSTDNGRTFMALQTNLAGAIQQLQVSVPIVLETAQAVVCVVARDGNRNEVRDCSDSPFVIFGRDVMPPSVRLASPNGGEILAAGQPYTITWQSSDDRPGMTCTVLLSTDGGLSYTTLVAGLTGVSSYTWHIPATLGSTQARIRVICRDAAGLTSQDESDANFAIDQRRPEVRLAEPNGGTIVLRLANNPVRIQWASADDVAVASHDILLSLDGGETFSITVAENLPGSAQSYDWVVPRHIRSGKAKVRIISKDFVGRLNQDDSDRTFILFRP, from the coding sequence ATGAATCGGATTTTGATAAGCGTTGTATCCGTGACCGCGCTCTTGGCCTCTGCTGCGGCCCTTCCGGTGGTGGATGCTTATCGGGACGGTGGACAGAAGGTGGTGGTGTCAGGAGCGAGGTCAGCTCCTCATCAATTGAACACTCATACAGAAACGAATTGGGCCAGGATGGCCTATGTGGTGAGGCCCGACACGGCGAAGACGGCATCAGCGCTGGCCGGGCTACGGGCCGTCCAGTTAATTGAGCGCGACTTCAACGGAGATGGACGGGCTGACATGCTGGCTGTCTACCGAGGCGCTGGTCAGGCTCAGGTGAGTTTGCGCTTAAATCAGGAATCGGGAGGTTTTTCTCAACACCATGTTTCGGCGCTGGCCGGTCAATCTCCAACAGCCGTGGTGGTGGAAGACATCAATTTCGACGGGCATCCGGATGTGTTGATCGCGTTTGAGGACCTTGCTGCTGTTTCCTTGGTTGAGGGCCTCGGTGGGGGCACTTTTGGCGAAAAGCAATTTGCTACTGGAACTGCTGTGCAGGCGATGACAGTGGCCGATTTTGACCAGGATGGCTATGTGGATATCCTTGCAGCGGGCGCTTCGGCTCAGGCTGTGGTGTTATTGCGGGGTAACGATCACGGGTTTGGATTGCCGGTAACGTTGTACACTTGGCCAGAGGAGAAGCGGATTGAGCCGGTCGCGCTGAACGTCGTTGATGTGGATCAAGATGGGTTATCCGATGTGGCTGTGACGCACCGTCGTGGAGTAGACGTGTTGGTGGCGGCCAACGTGTATGAGCCAACAACGTTAATCGTCACACCGGCGAGCGTGGTTGATGTAGCGTGGGCGGATTTCAATGACGATCAGAAGCTGGATTATCTGATTGCCTTAAGTAATGGCTATCTGCAGATAGGGTTGAGCAATCAAGATGGTCGTTTTAGCAGAACGCAGACGTTGCAAACTGGTATGCTGATCAAACAGGTTGCCACGGCTCAGTTGAATGATGACGGCTATGCCGACGTGGTGATGGTCTGCGCCGAAGAAAAGAGTTTGTTGCTTGCGCTCAACGATGGCAGTGGCGGCTTGAGCCGCACGTCTCGGTTAACGCTCACTGCCCAGCCCGATGCCGTGACAAAGACGCGGCTGAATAAAGATGGGATTGATGATTTGGTGATTGCTGCGGATGATGGTGGCATGCACACGGCGGCGAGCGTGACAGCGACGATCACCGTCAATTCCACACGCGATGTCATGGATATTCCAGCCAACGGGCAAATGAGTCATCTGCCTGGGCCGGATGGCCGAGTCTGTTTGCGGGAAGCCATCGTTGCAGCCAATAACACGGCTGGTCCGCAGACGATCGTGTTCAACATTCCCAGGTCAGATAGCGGGTTTGATGGCAGAGTATTTCGTTTGCAAGTGACGTCAGCCTTGCCGGAGCTGAGCGGCGGTGGAACGACGATTGATGGATCGAGCCAGACGTTGTTCACAGGTGACACCAACCGGGCCGGTCCGGAAATCTTTCTTGATGGCCGCGCTGCCGGTCGCAATGTGGATGGCCTTTCGATGACGTCCTCGCTTAACGTCGTTCAGGGGTTGATTGTGTCGTCGTTTTCAGGCAGCGGTGTGAAGATGCTCGGTCGGGCGGTCCAGAATATCTTGGTTGGTTGTTACATCGGCACCAATGAAACCGGCACAGAAGCTCGTCCAAACGGCTTCTCCGGCGTCGTGGTGGCCGGTCAGGGATCGCAATCCAACCTGATTGGCGGGACCGTCGCAGAAGATCGGAATGTAATTTCCGGCAACGGCAGTCACGGCATCACGATCCAATTTCCTTCATTCGACAATCGCGTGTGGGGCAACTATATCGGCACGACAGCCGCTGGCGATGCGCCACTGCCGAATCTGGCCAACGGCGTGTACATCACGAGCGCCCGAGAAAACTTGATCGGCGGCGTTTTTCCAGGCGCTGGCAACGTGATTGCCGGCAATGGGCGACATGGCATCAGCATTGAATCCGGTTTGAGCAATCAGGTTCAAGGCAATCTGATCGGGACCGATGCGACAGGCTCAGTCGCACTCGCCAACGGACAACACGGGATTGTCGTTTCATTTGGTTCCGACTCAACGCTCATTGGCGGCACAGGCGCGTTGGCCCGCAACGTCATTTCGGGCAATGGACTGAACGGCGTGGAAATCACCCAGAGCAGTCAGAATACGCGCGTGTCGGGCAATCTGGTGGGCACGAATCAAGCCGGCACAGCCCCGTTGCCGAACGGCGTCAACGGCGTGTTGGTAACAACCGGCGCCACACAAACTCTTATTGGCGGTTTGAACCCGCAATCGAAAAACGTCATTGCCGGCAATAAAGGAAGTGGCGTAGTCTTGGAACGCGATTCTTCATTGAACAACCTGCAAGGCAACTATATTGGTCTGGATGCAACCGGCGCAGCGGTGTTGGCTAACGGCGGTGACGGCGTGACGTTGCGTAACACGACCAATAACACGATTGGCGGCCGTGAGCCGGGTGCAGCCAATGTGATTGCCGGCAACCGTGGCAACGGCGTCATGTTGTCTGGCGCCAATGGCAATCGCGTGATCGGCAATATCATTGGCGCCAATGTGGATCAGACCGTGCAATGGGGCAATGCCGAGAACGGCATTCTCGTTCAGGACGCCGGCAGCAATACGTTCGAAGCGAACACGATCACGGCCAGTGGTCGAGCCGGCGTGATGGTGCTGGGCGCGTCGCTGCAAAATCGAGTCAGCAAAAATGCCATCTACAACAACCGCACGCTTGGTATTGATCTGAACGGCGACGGTGTGACGCATAATGATCCGAGCGACCTGGATTCAGGCCCCAACGGACTGCGCAATTTCCCCATCATCACCGGCGTCAGTGAAGAAGCATCGGGTTTGATGGTCAGCGGATTCTTGCCGGCGCCAATGGCTTCAACACAGACGATTGAGCTGTTCCGCGCTATGCCGAGCCCATTTGGGTACGGTGAAGGTGGACAGTTCCTTGGCGAAATCAGGCCCGGCGCCGATGGTCAGTTTTCAATCATGATGCCGAAGCTGTCGGGCGATGCGCCGCTGGCCACAGCGTTGGCTAATGGCGATCAACTCACGGCGACGGCGATTGATATTGCCGGCAACACGTCGGAGTTCTCTCCCAATTTCATCATTGGCATCGGCGACACCATCGCTCCCACGGTGCAACTGTTCTCGCCTAATGGCGGTGAGCTGGTCAATGCAGGTGAGACGATGACGATCCGCTGGCAATCGTTTGACAACGTTGGCGTGGTCGCGCAAGACGTGTTGTTGTCCACCGACAATGGCAGAACGTTCATGGCGCTGCAGACGAATCTGGCCGGCGCCATTCAACAACTTCAGGTGTCTGTGCCCATCGTGTTAGAAACGGCGCAGGCCGTGGTGTGCGTGGTCGCCCGCGATGGCAATCGGAATGAAGTGCGCGATTGCAGTGACAGTCCGTTTGTCATCTTCGGGCGCGATGTGATGCCGCCCTCGGTGAGGCTCGCTTCACCCAACGGCGGCGAAATTCTTGCAGCCGGTCAACCATACACCATCACCTGGCAGAGCAGTGATGATCGTCCGGGCATGACGTGCACCGTGCTGTTGTCCACTGACGGCGGCCTCAGTTACACGACGCTGGTTGCGGGCCTGACTGGTGTCAGCTCTTACACCTGGCACATTCCCGCGACGCTCGGTTCAACACAAGCGCGAATTCGTGTCATCTGCCGCGATGCCGCTGGATTGACCTCTCAGGATGAAAGCGACGCCAACTTCGCCATTGACCAACGCCGGCCAGAAGTTCGACTGGCCGAGCCCAACGGCGGCACAATCGTCCTGCGATTGGCAAACAATCCCGTGCGCATTCAGTGGGCATCGGCCGATGATGTGGCCGTCGCCTCCCACGACATCCTGCTCTCACTGGATGGCGGTGAAACATTCTCAATCACGGTGGCGGAGAACCTGCCTGGCTCGGCGCAATCCTACGATTGGGTCGTGCCGAGGCATATTCGTTCAGGCAAGGCTAAGGTCCGCATTATCTCCAAGGACTTTGTGGGCCGACTGAATCAAGATGATTCGGATCGGACATTTATTTTGTTCCGTCCCTAA
- a CDS encoding metallophosphoesterase — MQTLTRTLIEAARHVHNEARDIEIVQRAIYLPNLPAAFEGYTLVQLSDVHHGALVRADYILSAVAMINERQPDVVVLTGDYITHSRAYMEPCAELLSQLRAKDGVFAVLGNHEFWTDADKMTRSFKKHHIHVLRNTHTHLERKGERLALVGVDDSTTAQDDIRAALHGVHINAPTILLSHNPNVLRKAAHFGVHLILSGHTHGGQIRLSTRQRPPHRWLRFYHGYVQLGMTQLYINRGLGTVIVPVRYQCRPEITVIELKRTMPEPANGLSSGSHDDE; from the coding sequence ATGCAGACCTTGACCAGGACGCTGATTGAAGCGGCTCGCCACGTTCATAACGAAGCGCGCGATATTGAAATCGTCCAGCGAGCGATCTATCTGCCGAATTTACCCGCCGCCTTTGAAGGGTACACGTTGGTTCAGCTCTCTGATGTTCATCACGGCGCGCTGGTCCGAGCGGATTACATCCTCTCGGCTGTCGCCATGATCAATGAGCGGCAGCCTGACGTCGTGGTGTTGACGGGCGATTACATCACGCATTCGCGAGCGTATATGGAGCCGTGCGCTGAATTGCTGAGCCAGCTCCGGGCCAAAGATGGCGTTTTTGCCGTGCTCGGTAACCATGAATTTTGGACGGACGCCGATAAGATGACGCGGTCGTTCAAAAAGCACCACATCCATGTATTGCGCAACACGCATACGCACCTTGAGCGCAAGGGTGAGCGCCTCGCCCTGGTCGGCGTGGATGACTCGACAACGGCACAAGATGACATACGCGCGGCGTTGCACGGAGTACACATCAACGCGCCGACAATCTTGCTCTCACACAATCCCAATGTGCTGCGCAAAGCAGCTCATTTCGGCGTGCACTTGATTTTATCCGGCCATACGCATGGCGGTCAGATTCGGCTCTCAACGCGCCAGCGGCCGCCGCATCGCTGGCTACGCTTCTATCATGGCTATGTTCAACTGGGCATGACCCAACTCTATATCAACCGTGGACTGGGCACGGTCATCGTGCCTGTTCGCTATCAATGTCGTCCTGAAATTACTGTGATCGAACTCAAGCGAACAATGCCGGAGCCAGCCAACGGCTTGAGCAGCGGCTCCCACGACGATGAATGA